One Lacunisphaera limnophila DNA window includes the following coding sequences:
- a CDS encoding citrate synthase, whose product MPNDAQIKLDGKEISYPIITGSEGEKAIDLRKLRADTGYIAYDQGYGNTGSCESAITYLDGDNGILRHRGYPIEQLAEQSDFVETAYLIIYGELPNQKQRLSIGRLLRQNAAIDTQMLRIFEGFPREAPPMGMLTSIVSSMAAYYPHLATNNFEKDLANFDLTAAMAISKIRTIVAGIYRYRHGLPFNYPKDIPFCDNFLHLMFSEPYQEYALIPEVTRALNLILLLHADHEQNCSTSTVRMVGSSGANLFTSLAAGICALSGPLHGGANSAVMQMLQSIHDEGDDGTRFIAAAKSGAKGNRLMGFGHAVYRNYDPRARIIGHACDVVLNKLGKTDPLLDIAKRLEHSALNDEYFLARKLYPNVDFYSGIIMRALGIPTELFTTMFAIGRSPGWIANWKEVASNPKGRIYRPRQVYVGPVKRDYVLIGKRT is encoded by the coding sequence ATGCCCAACGACGCCCAAATCAAACTAGACGGCAAGGAAATCAGCTACCCCATCATCACCGGCTCCGAAGGGGAGAAGGCCATCGACCTGCGCAAGCTCCGGGCCGACACCGGCTACATCGCCTACGACCAGGGCTACGGCAACACCGGCTCCTGCGAGAGCGCGATCACCTACCTCGACGGCGACAACGGCATCCTGCGCCACCGCGGTTACCCCATCGAGCAGCTGGCCGAGCAGTCCGATTTCGTCGAGACGGCCTACCTCATCATCTACGGCGAACTCCCCAACCAGAAGCAGCGCCTCAGCATTGGCCGGCTCCTGCGCCAGAACGCAGCCATCGACACCCAGATGCTGCGCATCTTCGAGGGTTTCCCGCGCGAGGCCCCGCCGATGGGCATGCTCACCTCCATCGTGAGCTCGATGGCGGCGTATTACCCGCACCTCGCCACCAATAATTTCGAGAAGGATCTCGCGAACTTCGACCTCACGGCCGCCATGGCCATCTCGAAGATCCGCACGATCGTCGCCGGCATCTACCGCTACCGCCACGGCCTGCCCTTCAACTACCCGAAGGACATCCCGTTCTGCGACAATTTCCTGCACCTGATGTTCTCGGAGCCGTATCAGGAATACGCCCTGATCCCCGAGGTCACCCGCGCGCTCAACCTCATCCTGCTGCTCCATGCCGACCACGAGCAGAACTGCAGCACGTCGACCGTCCGCATGGTCGGCTCCAGCGGCGCCAATCTCTTCACCTCGCTGGCCGCCGGTATCTGCGCGCTCTCCGGCCCGCTCCACGGCGGCGCCAACTCGGCCGTGATGCAGATGCTCCAGTCCATCCACGACGAGGGCGACGACGGCACGCGCTTCATCGCCGCCGCCAAGTCCGGCGCGAAGGGCAACCGCCTCATGGGCTTCGGCCACGCCGTCTACCGCAATTACGACCCCCGCGCCCGCATCATCGGCCACGCCTGCGATGTCGTGCTCAACAAGCTCGGCAAGACCGACCCGCTCCTCGACATCGCCAAGCGCCTCGAGCACTCGGCGCTGAACGACGAGTACTTCCTCGCCCGCAAGCTGTACCCCAACGTCGATTTCTACTCGGGCATCATCATGCGCGCGCTCGGCATCCCGACGGAGCTCTTCACCACCATGTTCGCCATCGGCCGTTCCCCCGGCTGGATCGCCAACTGGAAGGAAGTCGCCTCCAACCCGAAGGGCCGTATCTACCGTCCCCGCCAGGTCTACGTCGGCCCCGTCAAGCGCGACTACGTGCTGATCGGTAAACGCACCTGA
- a CDS encoding LolA family protein, with protein sequence MNTRHLTLLAGLLAFATAPLGAQTADAWIAKARTFLGGDQALNAVKSVHFTGTLELADGKKLPTDIIFQKPYQQKITVSGPQVIEATALDGYDAWQKRTNPANPLQWQVTLLDATQVKRLRANTLENLSFYAIRDMPGCEVAVTGESTIDGRACVQLTFRHGAAIVFIRSFDKATGQLVKTETENGGEIREEGELFVNGIRFPRRVINKAPNGSVTAIVFEQVKVNEVFAADTFSVPSLQTN encoded by the coding sequence ATGAACACCCGTCACCTCACCCTCCTGGCCGGCCTGCTCGCGTTTGCCACCGCCCCCCTGGGCGCGCAGACGGCGGATGCCTGGATTGCCAAGGCCCGGACCTTCCTGGGCGGTGACCAGGCCCTGAATGCCGTCAAAAGCGTGCATTTCACGGGCACGCTGGAGCTGGCCGACGGCAAGAAGCTGCCCACGGACATCATTTTTCAAAAACCCTACCAGCAGAAGATCACGGTCAGCGGTCCGCAGGTGATCGAGGCCACGGCCCTGGATGGCTACGATGCGTGGCAAAAGCGCACCAATCCCGCCAACCCGCTCCAATGGCAGGTCACCTTGCTGGACGCGACGCAGGTGAAACGGCTGCGGGCGAACACGCTCGAGAATCTCAGCTTTTACGCGATCCGGGACATGCCCGGTTGCGAGGTCGCGGTCACGGGTGAGTCGACGATCGACGGCCGGGCCTGCGTGCAGCTCACCTTCCGCCACGGCGCCGCCATCGTCTTCATCCGCTCCTTCGACAAGGCCACCGGCCAGCTCGTCAAGACCGAGACGGAGAACGGCGGCGAGATCCGCGAGGAAGGGGAGCTGTTCGTGAACGGCATCCGCTTTCCCCGGCGCGTGATCAACAAGGCGCCCAACGGCAGCGTGACCGCCATCGTTTTCGAGCAGGTGAAGGTCAACGAGGTCTTCGCCGCCGACACCTTCAGCGTCCCCTCGCTGCAGACCAACTGA
- the guaA gene encoding glutamine-hydrolyzing GMP synthase: protein MAQTIAVLDFGSQLTQVIARRIRECQVYSKIYHFSTPAAQLRADGVVGIILSGGPQSVYAKTAPHPDPEIFKLGVPVLGICYGVQLMGYFLGGKVALSQAREYGLGQLTIKRPGKLFAGLPKKLRIWNSHGDKLTKLPPGFTATAVSDNSPFSGIEDPKRRFYGIQFHPEVFHTERGVDMIRNFLVKVCGAQQDWTTKDFIAHAVADIRAKVGKDRVLLGLSGGVDSSVAAALLHKAIGKQLTCVFVDNGLLRKDEREYVEALYKRNFKIDLRVVDASKLFLKRLKGVSEPETKRKIIGRTFVEVFEKSLRSIGGAQFLGQGTLYPDVIESVSIQGNPASLIKTHHNVGGLPERMKLKLIEPLRELFKDEVRQVGAALGLPREVVWRQPFPGPGLGVRVMGDITADKLAILREADAVLQDEMMKSGHYWKVWQSFAVFLPVKTVGVFGDERTYDYVIALRIVESIDAMTADWAKIPHDILQKISSRITNEVRGVSRVVLDISSKPPATIEWE from the coding sequence ATGGCACAGACCATCGCCGTTCTCGATTTTGGTTCGCAACTGACGCAAGTCATCGCCCGCCGCATCCGCGAGTGTCAGGTCTACTCGAAGATCTACCACTTCAGCACGCCGGCCGCCCAGCTCCGCGCGGATGGCGTCGTCGGCATCATCCTCTCGGGTGGCCCCCAGAGCGTCTACGCCAAGACCGCCCCGCACCCCGATCCCGAGATTTTCAAGCTCGGCGTGCCCGTCCTGGGCATCTGCTACGGCGTGCAGCTCATGGGCTACTTTCTCGGCGGCAAGGTCGCCCTCAGCCAGGCCCGGGAATACGGCCTCGGGCAGCTCACGATCAAGCGGCCGGGCAAGCTCTTCGCCGGCCTGCCGAAGAAGCTGCGCATCTGGAATTCCCACGGCGACAAGCTGACCAAGCTCCCGCCCGGCTTCACTGCCACCGCGGTCTCGGACAATTCGCCGTTCTCGGGCATCGAGGACCCGAAGCGCCGTTTCTACGGCATCCAGTTTCACCCCGAGGTTTTCCACACCGAGCGCGGCGTGGACATGATCCGCAACTTCCTCGTGAAGGTCTGCGGCGCGCAGCAGGATTGGACCACCAAGGATTTCATCGCCCACGCCGTGGCTGACATCCGCGCCAAGGTGGGGAAGGACCGCGTGCTCCTCGGCCTCTCCGGCGGCGTGGACTCCTCCGTGGCCGCCGCCCTCCTGCACAAGGCCATCGGCAAGCAGCTCACCTGCGTCTTCGTGGACAACGGCCTCCTCCGCAAGGACGAGCGCGAATACGTCGAGGCGCTGTATAAGCGGAATTTCAAGATCGACCTGCGAGTGGTGGATGCGTCGAAGCTGTTCCTCAAACGACTCAAGGGCGTCTCCGAGCCCGAGACCAAGCGGAAAATCATCGGCCGCACCTTCGTCGAGGTCTTCGAGAAATCCCTCCGCTCCATCGGCGGCGCCCAGTTCCTGGGGCAGGGGACGCTCTACCCGGATGTCATCGAGTCCGTCTCCATCCAGGGCAACCCCGCCTCGCTCATCAAGACCCACCATAACGTCGGCGGCCTGCCCGAGCGCATGAAGCTGAAGCTCATCGAGCCGCTTCGCGAGCTCTTCAAGGACGAGGTTCGCCAGGTTGGTGCCGCGCTCGGCCTGCCCCGCGAGGTCGTCTGGCGCCAGCCGTTCCCCGGCCCCGGCCTGGGCGTGCGCGTGATGGGCGACATCACCGCCGACAAGCTCGCGATCCTGCGCGAGGCCGACGCCGTCCTGCAGGACGAGATGATGAAGTCCGGCCACTACTGGAAGGTCTGGCAGTCCTTCGCCGTGTTCCTTCCGGTCAAGACCGTGGGCGTGTTCGGCGACGAGCGCACCTACGACTACGTGATCGCCCTCCGGATCGTGGAAAGCATCGACGCCATGACCGCCGACTGGGCGAAGATCCCGCACGACATCCTGCAGAAGATCTCCAGCCGCATCACCAACGAGGTCCGTGGGGTCAGCCGGGTCGTGCTCGATATCAGCTCCAAGCCCCCCGCGACCATCGAATGGGAGTAA
- the rplQ gene encoding 50S ribosomal protein L17 yields the protein MRHNKHHASLGVTREHRKAMLSNMGASLIRHGRIQTTLTKAKALRPFIEKVITKAKKAAAATEKKDAIHLRRIALTDIRDEAAVTILFNEKVKQFEKRTGGYTRIYKLGPQRIGDAAEMALIEFVGAEDTGYSKSKGKKKGAKKAKPAAAAPAAEAAPEAPKA from the coding sequence TCACCCGCGAGCACCGCAAAGCGATGCTCTCCAACATGGGCGCCAGCCTCATCCGCCACGGTCGCATCCAGACCACGCTGACCAAGGCCAAGGCCCTCCGTCCCTTCATCGAGAAGGTCATCACCAAGGCCAAGAAGGCCGCGGCCGCCACCGAGAAGAAGGACGCCATCCACCTGCGCCGCATCGCCCTCACCGACATCCGCGACGAGGCGGCCGTCACCATTCTCTTCAACGAGAAGGTGAAGCAGTTCGAGAAGCGCACCGGCGGCTACACCCGCATCTACAAGCTCGGCCCGCAGCGCATCGGCGATGCCGCCGAGATGGCCCTGATCGAGTTCGTCGGTGCCGAGGACACGGGTTACTCCAAGTCCAAGGGCAAGAAGAAGGGCGCCAAGAAGGCCAAGCCGGCCGCCGCCGCTCCCGCCGCGGAAGCCGCTCCCGAGGCCCCGAAAGCCTGA